The Thalassospira sp. ER-Se-21-Dark genome includes a region encoding these proteins:
- a CDS encoding UbiD family decarboxylase: protein MPYQSLRDFMDALEKTGRLVRVTEPVSPNLEMTEIQTRLLAEGGPAVLFENVVGDDGKKYDMPVLVNLFGTVDRVAAGMNRKPEELREVGETLAFLKQPEPPASIREAFSMLPLAKTVMAMKPKTVSKAPCQEIVLQGDDIDLARIPVQSCWPGEPGPLITWPLVVTQGPSAGTKGGDKRDVFNLGIYRMQVLGKNKTIMRWLKHRGGAQHHARWKQEKREPLPAAIVLGADPGTILAAVTPVPDTLSEYQFAGLLRGEKVELVDCKTVPLKVPATAEIILEGYVSLDEYAPEGPYGDHTGYYNSVEDFPVFTVTAITMRKKPIYLSTFTGRPPDEPSVLGEALNDVFVPLLQQQFPEIVDFWLPPEGCSYRIAVVSMKKAYAGHAKRVMMGVWSFLRQFMYTKFVIVVDDDIDVRDWKDVMWAISTRMDPVRDITTVTDTPIDYLDFASPVSGLGGKLGLDATNKLPGETNREWGEKIYMDDDIIDRVDQKWERYGLPGTGKKIWRD, encoded by the coding sequence ATGCCCTATCAATCCCTTCGTGACTTCATGGATGCGCTGGAAAAAACCGGCCGTCTTGTCCGTGTCACTGAACCGGTCTCCCCCAATCTTGAAATGACGGAAATCCAGACCCGCCTTCTGGCCGAAGGTGGCCCGGCTGTTCTGTTTGAAAATGTTGTCGGTGATGACGGCAAAAAATATGACATGCCGGTTCTGGTCAACCTGTTTGGCACCGTGGACCGCGTGGCGGCGGGCATGAACCGCAAGCCCGAAGAACTGCGCGAAGTCGGCGAAACGCTGGCGTTCCTCAAACAGCCAGAACCACCGGCCAGCATCCGCGAAGCTTTTTCGATGCTGCCGCTTGCCAAAACCGTGATGGCGATGAAACCCAAAACGGTTTCGAAGGCCCCTTGTCAGGAAATTGTTCTTCAGGGTGATGACATCGACCTTGCGAGAATCCCGGTGCAATCCTGCTGGCCCGGCGAGCCCGGCCCGCTGATCACCTGGCCGCTGGTCGTGACCCAGGGGCCAAGTGCTGGCACCAAGGGCGGTGACAAGCGCGATGTGTTTAACCTTGGCATCTATCGCATGCAGGTGTTGGGCAAAAACAAAACCATCATGCGCTGGCTAAAGCATCGTGGCGGTGCGCAGCATCATGCGCGCTGGAAACAGGAAAAGCGTGAACCGCTGCCAGCTGCCATCGTTCTGGGTGCTGATCCGGGCACGATCCTCGCCGCTGTCACCCCGGTCCCTGATACCCTTTCGGAATATCAGTTTGCCGGGCTTTTGCGCGGCGAGAAAGTTGAACTGGTCGATTGCAAAACTGTCCCGCTCAAGGTCCCGGCCACGGCCGAGATCATTCTTGAAGGCTATGTATCGCTTGATGAATATGCGCCGGAAGGGCCGTATGGCGACCACACCGGTTATTATAACTCGGTCGAAGATTTCCCGGTCTTTACCGTGACTGCCATCACCATGCGCAAAAAGCCGATCTATCTGTCGACCTTCACCGGCCGCCCGCCAGATGAACCATCGGTTCTGGGCGAAGCACTGAACGACGTGTTCGTGCCGCTTTTGCAGCAACAATTCCCGGAAATCGTCGATTTCTGGCTGCCGCCAGAGGGATGCAGCTATCGCATTGCGGTTGTTTCGATGAAGAAGGCCTATGCCGGTCATGCCAAGCGCGTGATGATGGGCGTCTGGTCGTTCCTGCGTCAGTTCATGTACACCAAATTCGTCATTGTCGTGGATGACGACATTGATGTCCGTGACTGGAAAGACGTCATGTGGGCGATCTCAACCCGGATGGACCCGGTGCGCGATATCACGACCGTCACCGACACCCCGATCGATTACCTTGATTTCGCATCCCCTGTTTCGGGCCTTGGCGGCAAGCTTGGCCTTGATGCCACCAACAAGCTACCCGGCGAAACCAACCGCGAATGGGGTGAAAAGATCTATATGGATGATGACATCATCGACCGTGTCGATCAGAAATGGGAACGCTATGGCCTGCCCGGAACGGGTAAGAAGATTTGGCGGGACTGA
- a CDS encoding CcdB family protein, whose translation MAKGDICRFEDGYVVDVQSDLLSDLQTRVVVPLKPIAEYTMPADRLNPVIQINGDDWVLLPQFIATVGLAEIGEKAGEFEDSFALTNALDMVFHGF comes from the coding sequence ATGGCCAAGGGGGATATTTGCCGTTTCGAGGATGGCTATGTCGTTGATGTGCAGTCGGATCTGCTTTCTGATTTGCAGACACGGGTTGTCGTGCCCCTGAAACCAATCGCCGAATATACCATGCCCGCCGACCGGCTTAATCCCGTCATACAGATAAATGGCGACGACTGGGTTTTGTTGCCACAGTTTATCGCAACGGTTGGGTTGGCGGAAATTGGTGAGAAAGCTGGTGAGTTCGAAGATAGTTTCGCCCTCACCAACGCACTCGATATGGTCTTTCACGGCTTTTAG
- a CDS encoding type II toxin-antitoxin system CcdA family antitoxin gives MTADVKAKQRKPTNVSLDAELLQEAKKLGINISRSAESGLRDAISMKRAELWKEQNKAALAASNSYVEKHGIPLAKHRKF, from the coding sequence ATGACCGCAGATGTCAAAGCCAAGCAGCGCAAGCCGACAAATGTCAGTCTTGATGCTGAATTGTTGCAAGAGGCCAAAAAACTCGGGATCAACATTTCGCGCTCAGCCGAGTCAGGTTTGCGTGATGCGATTTCGATGAAACGTGCTGAACTCTGGAAAGAGCAAAACAAGGCAGCCCTTGCAGCCAGCAACAGCTATGTCGAAAAACACGGCATACCTTTGGCCAAACATCGGAAGTTCTGA
- a CDS encoding TldD/PmbA family protein, producing MPKTDMTLDRINDLLAQAKKAGADDADAVYVEGTSLSVAQRLGKMEKLERSEGADLGLRVLIGKKQAVVSSSDTSDAALDELVERAVAMAKNAPEDPYCGIADPSELAESFNVEALELCEPGEVDQDKLIEWASACEEAARSVDGITNSEGSEAGWGRHQITLAATNGFANSYAGSGSHISVSVLAGTGTGMERDYDYDSAVFSTDLRDPVDIGKKAAEKTLRRLNPRKVKSAQVPVIYDPRVSASIVGHLSSAINGSGIARGTSFLLDAMGSEIFAPHINIIDDPHRKRGLRSKPFDAEGVANQKRHLIENGVLKTWIMDLRSARQLGLKSTGNASRGAGSLPGPSTTNLYMEPGTISPEDMIKDIKSGLYITEMIGSSVNGVTGDYSRGASGYWIENGELAYPVSEITVAGNLKDMFKTVVPANDLTFKYGTNAPTLRIDGMTLAGQ from the coding sequence ATGCCCAAGACCGACATGACACTTGATCGCATCAATGACCTTCTGGCACAGGCAAAAAAGGCCGGTGCAGACGATGCCGATGCCGTTTATGTCGAAGGCACATCGCTTTCGGTTGCCCAGCGTCTGGGCAAGATGGAAAAGCTTGAACGTTCCGAGGGGGCCGATCTTGGCCTGCGGGTTCTGATTGGCAAGAAACAGGCAGTTGTATCGTCATCTGATACCAGTGACGCCGCCCTTGACGAGTTGGTCGAACGTGCGGTCGCGATGGCCAAAAATGCCCCGGAAGATCCCTATTGCGGCATTGCCGACCCAAGTGAACTTGCCGAAAGTTTCAATGTCGAAGCACTTGAACTGTGCGAGCCGGGCGAGGTTGATCAGGACAAACTGATCGAATGGGCCAGCGCCTGCGAAGAAGCCGCGCGTTCCGTCGACGGCATCACCAATTCCGAAGGATCAGAAGCCGGCTGGGGCCGCCATCAGATCACGCTGGCTGCAACCAACGGCTTTGCCAATTCCTATGCCGGGTCCGGCAGCCATATCTCGGTTTCCGTATTGGCGGGCACCGGTACAGGCATGGAACGCGATTACGATTATGACAGTGCAGTCTTTTCGACTGATCTGCGCGATCCGGTCGATATCGGCAAAAAGGCCGCCGAAAAGACCCTGCGTCGTTTGAACCCGCGCAAGGTCAAAAGCGCACAGGTCCCGGTGATCTATGATCCGCGCGTTTCGGCCTCAATCGTCGGGCATCTGTCATCGGCGATTAATGGTTCCGGCATTGCACGTGGCACCAGCTTCCTGCTTGATGCTATGGGCAGCGAAATCTTTGCGCCGCATATCAACATCATTGATGACCCGCACCGCAAACGTGGTCTGCGGTCCAAGCCGTTTGATGCCGAAGGGGTCGCAAACCAGAAACGCCATCTGATCGAAAACGGTGTTCTGAAAACCTGGATCATGGATCTGCGTTCGGCCCGTCAGCTTGGCCTGAAATCCACCGGCAACGCATCGCGCGGGGCCGGAAGCCTGCCGGGGCCGTCGACCACCAACCTTTACATGGAACCGGGCACCATTTCGCCCGAAGACATGATCAAGGATATCAAGTCGGGCCTTTACATCACCGAGATGATCGGCAGCAGCGTGAATGGTGTGACGGGCGATTATTCGCGCGGTGCGTCGGGGTACTGGATCGAAAATGGCGAATTGGCCTATCCGGTGTCCGAAATCACGGTGGCGGGCAACCTCAAAGACATGTTCAAGACCGTTGTCCCGGCCAATGACCTGACATTCAAATACGGCACCAATGCCCCGACCCTTCGCATTGATGGCATGACGCTGGCCGGGCAGTAA
- a CDS encoding HAMP domain-containing methyl-accepting chemotaxis protein has product MQIKTKILAGFTVVLAILISALAFAYFTFVAVSHDVDEYAHYVEEAALISEIETQFLRFNSHAREFANTADPADAEAVFTYAKQLDLMLDDAREKFIGEQHRSRIEHIAEELESYLASFASAKSLSDEYHSLILDRLEPDGIKIVADLDKLVAHAQDTGDIELLKRSVAAREHALLARLYANILIGRQDDSFGAKSADEFAKLEAALGQIGNQPLSGDLKAVLDDAKNLFADYREVFDKIRADELEIVATVHGTMREASEGIIADAEALKQELAVAEHNIFEKVVAEIILAEKEILIASIGGAVLGMVLAWVMGDRLSRPITAITTIMRRLADHDLGVEIPGQTRKDEIGQMAQAVQVFKTNAIRNDELEAEARAQEERSKEEQRRFMNQTADSFTTSVGTIIEAVAAAAVELQATATGMSQIANAASEQTTAVASASEEASGNVDSVASATEELNSSIEEINRQVVFSNEIAKKAVDQARETMRGIKELVEASNNIDHVLKLITDISDQTNMLALNATIEASRAGDAGKGFAVVANEVKTLSAQTAKATEEIRAQVDSVQSRTGFAANQIELISQTISEMEGIVATISSAVEEQSAATREIAFNIEQAATGTTVVSSNIVTVSQAVNDAGTASSDVLTAVSTLSENFATLKGATDNFVNAIRSA; this is encoded by the coding sequence ATGCAGATAAAAACAAAAATTCTGGCTGGTTTTACCGTGGTGCTGGCAATTCTCATTTCGGCACTTGCCTTTGCTTATTTCACCTTTGTTGCTGTTTCACATGATGTGGATGAATATGCCCATTATGTTGAAGAAGCCGCGCTGATCAGCGAGATTGAAACGCAATTCCTGCGCTTTAACAGTCACGCGCGTGAATTTGCCAATACGGCTGATCCGGCAGATGCCGAAGCCGTGTTTACCTATGCCAAGCAGCTTGATCTGATGCTTGATGACGCCCGTGAGAAATTCATCGGCGAACAACACCGAAGCCGCATTGAACACATCGCCGAAGAGCTTGAAAGCTATCTGGCAAGCTTTGCCTCGGCCAAAAGCCTGAGCGACGAATACCATTCCCTGATCCTTGATCGCCTTGAACCGGACGGGATCAAGATCGTTGCCGATCTCGACAAGCTTGTTGCCCATGCGCAGGACACCGGCGATATTGAGCTCCTCAAACGTTCAGTCGCGGCACGTGAACATGCGCTTCTGGCAAGGTTGTATGCCAATATCCTGATTGGTCGTCAGGATGACAGTTTTGGCGCGAAATCCGCCGATGAGTTTGCAAAGCTTGAAGCCGCACTGGGGCAAATCGGTAATCAACCGCTTTCGGGTGACCTGAAAGCTGTGCTGGATGATGCCAAGAACCTGTTTGCTGATTACCGCGAAGTCTTCGACAAGATCCGTGCCGACGAACTGGAAATTGTCGCCACGGTCCACGGGACCATGCGCGAAGCATCCGAGGGCATTATTGCCGACGCCGAGGCCCTGAAACAGGAACTCGCGGTGGCAGAGCACAACATCTTTGAAAAGGTCGTCGCCGAAATCATTCTGGCAGAAAAGGAAATCCTGATCGCATCAATTGGTGGTGCCGTTCTTGGGATGGTTCTGGCCTGGGTCATGGGGGATCGTTTGTCGCGCCCAATCACTGCGATTACGACCATTATGCGCAGGCTGGCCGATCACGATCTGGGTGTTGAAATTCCCGGACAGACCCGCAAGGACGAAATCGGCCAGATGGCACAGGCGGTTCAGGTGTTTAAAACCAATGCCATCCGAAATGATGAGCTCGAAGCCGAAGCCCGCGCGCAGGAAGAACGGTCCAAGGAAGAACAGCGGCGGTTCATGAACCAGACTGCGGACAGCTTTACGACAAGTGTCGGGACCATTATCGAAGCGGTGGCTGCCGCCGCTGTCGAATTGCAGGCAACGGCCACCGGCATGTCCCAGATCGCAAATGCGGCGTCAGAGCAAACGACGGCCGTTGCCTCGGCCAGTGAAGAGGCAAGTGGCAATGTGGATTCCGTTGCTTCGGCCACTGAGGAGCTCAACAGTTCGATTGAGGAGATCAATCGTCAGGTTGTCTTTTCAAATGAAATCGCCAAAAAGGCTGTTGATCAGGCCCGCGAAACCATGCGCGGTATCAAGGAACTGGTCGAGGCATCCAACAATATCGATCATGTTCTCAAGCTGATTACCGATATTTCCGACCAGACCAATATGCTCGCACTCAATGCGACGATTGAAGCTTCGCGGGCGGGGGATGCTGGCAAGGGCTTTGCGGTGGTTGCCAACGAAGTCAAAACCCTTTCGGCGCAAACGGCCAAGGCAACAGAAGAAATCCGCGCCCAGGTCGACAGTGTCCAAAGCCGCACCGGCTTTGCCGCCAACCAGATCGAACTGATCAGCCAAACGATCAGCGAAATGGAAGGCATTGTTGCGACCATTTCCTCGGCAGTGGAGGAACAATCGGCAGCAACCCGTGAAATCGCCTTTAACATCGAACAGGCCGCGACCGGGACTACGGTTGTCAGTTCCAACATTGTCACGGTTTCACAGGCTGTAAACGATGCAGGCACAGCATCAAGCGACGTTTTAACCGCCGTTAGCACGCTGTCCGAAAACTTTGCCACCCTGAAAGGTGCGACGGACAATTTCGTCAATGCCATCCGGTCGGCCTAG
- a CDS encoding YegS/Rv2252/BmrU family lipid kinase, producing MTEADVTVIFNPRAGGNKQRFLSQILQHAGIKVELLQTTHPGHARELARKVRAHQRLFVAGGDGSLNEALNGLLDAQIDGHEVPPLGIIPLGTANVLAVEVGLEIRARAIADYINNPGMVWVRPGLVNGRAFFLMVGMGADADTVANVSLRLKRLIGKGAYVLEGLRNIFFPRHRDFEVSIGRENYRVSGVVVTHAQHYGGAFVISPDASLTANSLDVVLMPGNGIGALARYGLALTLNRLHAQSDVSVVRAERITITSHCGPAPLQIDGESAGKLPCEISLSPYPVRLMVPPAYAELSSMTDHPSRDLLRIAAD from the coding sequence ATGACCGAAGCGGATGTGACTGTCATCTTCAATCCACGTGCCGGTGGCAATAAACAGCGGTTCTTATCCCAGATATTGCAACATGCCGGCATCAAGGTGGAGTTGCTGCAAACCACCCATCCCGGTCACGCCCGCGAACTGGCCCGCAAGGTTCGTGCCCATCAACGTTTGTTTGTTGCCGGGGGCGACGGGTCCCTGAACGAGGCATTAAACGGATTGCTTGATGCCCAGATTGACGGGCACGAGGTCCCGCCACTTGGCATCATCCCGCTTGGAACAGCCAATGTGCTTGCGGTCGAGGTCGGGCTTGAAATCCGGGCACGCGCGATTGCCGACTATATCAATAATCCCGGCATGGTCTGGGTCCGTCCCGGACTGGTCAATGGCCGGGCGTTCTTTTTGATGGTCGGCATGGGGGCCGATGCCGATACGGTCGCCAATGTTTCGCTGCGCCTCAAACGCCTGATTGGCAAGGGGGCCTATGTTCTGGAAGGCCTTCGCAACATCTTTTTCCCGCGTCATCGTGATTTTGAAGTCAGTATTGGCCGGGAAAATTATCGGGTGTCGGGCGTGGTTGTAACCCATGCCCAACATTACGGCGGGGCATTTGTCATATCGCCCGATGCCAGTCTGACGGCCAACAGCCTTGATGTGGTGCTGATGCCGGGCAACGGTATCGGGGCCTTGGCACGTTATGGTCTGGCACTGACGCTTAATCGGTTGCATGCCCAAAGTGACGTTTCGGTGGTTCGGGCAGAGCGCATCACAATCACCAGTCATTGCGGCCCGGCGCCGCTTCAGATTGATGGTGAAAGTGCCGGGAAACTGCCGTGCGAGATCAGTTTGTCCCCCTATCCTGTGCGATTGATGGTGCCGCCGGCTTATGCCGAATTGTCTTCGATGACCGATCACCCTTCACGTGATCTGCTTCGGATCGCTGCGGATTAA
- a CDS encoding UDP-2,3-diacylglucosamine diphosphatase, with the protein MTAMTLQPHYRTVWISDVHLGTRGCQADLLLDFLNEVTADTYYLVGDIIDGWRLKKSWYWPESHHAVITTIMEKAKNGAKVIFVPGNHDEFAREFVDMTFGHVDVKMNDIHVTADGKRLLVIHGDEFDGVVKYAKWLAYLGDTAYNLAITLNRYFNGVRRRLGYGYWSLSAYLKNRVKNAVQFICNFENAVAHEAAKRKVDGVVCGHIHHAEKRKIGDVLYCNDGDWVESCTALVEDKEGKLELLHWAEMRQMAMSHSRPGHDAASAPSLGLGKLISMFRIAHEAGNSASGSSKKGNDAPIGKTA; encoded by the coding sequence ATGACAGCGATGACGCTGCAACCGCATTACCGCACGGTCTGGATTTCAGACGTCCATCTGGGGACACGTGGATGTCAGGCAGACCTTCTATTGGATTTCCTCAATGAAGTGACGGCAGACACCTATTATCTGGTGGGTGACATTATTGACGGCTGGCGCCTGAAGAAAAGCTGGTACTGGCCGGAAAGTCATCATGCCGTGATCACGACAATCATGGAAAAGGCAAAGAATGGCGCCAAAGTCATCTTCGTCCCCGGGAACCATGATGAATTTGCCCGCGAGTTTGTCGATATGACCTTTGGCCATGTCGACGTTAAAATGAACGATATCCACGTCACCGCCGATGGCAAGCGCCTTTTGGTCATCCATGGCGATGAATTTGACGGCGTCGTCAAATACGCCAAGTGGCTGGCCTACCTTGGTGACACCGCCTACAACCTCGCCATTACGCTCAACCGCTATTTCAACGGCGTTCGCCGCCGGCTTGGTTACGGATACTGGTCGCTTTCGGCCTATCTTAAGAACCGGGTGAAGAACGCGGTTCAGTTCATCTGCAACTTTGAAAATGCCGTCGCCCACGAAGCCGCCAAACGCAAGGTGGATGGCGTGGTCTGCGGCCATATCCATCACGCCGAAAAACGCAAGATCGGCGATGTGCTCTATTGCAATGATGGTGACTGGGTTGAAAGCTGTACGGCCCTTGTCGAAGACAAGGAAGGCAAGCTCGAACTGCTGCACTGGGCCGAAATGCGCCAGATGGCGATGAGCCATTCACGCCCCGGTCACGACGCGGCAAGCGCCCCGTCGCTTGGCCTTGGCAAATTGATTTCCATGTTTCGTATCGCCCATGAAGCGGGCAACTCTGCATCGGGCTCTTCGAAAAAGGGCAATGATGCACCGATTGGAAAGACTGCATGA